The DNA segment GATGGTGAATTGATGGAACTATATTCTGCTTTACAAATCGATGTAAAAGACCGATTAGCCAATCCCCTAGATGAAGTTATCGAATCAACCATTGTCAGAAACTTTGGCGTAGTAGCTGCGATTGATGATTTTTCACCAAAAGGAGAGCTCACTTATAAACCAGCAACTGTTGATGAACTTCCAACAGATTATGACAATCTCGTTACTGCGTTAGAACAGATAGCTACAGAAATTAAAAAAGCAAGTAAGATGCGTGATCAGCTTAAAAAGACTTGATAAAACAGTACTATTTATATTTTTATTGTAAGATAACTTTATTTATACTCTACCCGTTTATGAAATACTTCAAACTCATCTTGATGAAAGCTTGCTAACATCAAATGTTTGTTTTCCGTTAAGAAAAAGCTATGTTCAGTATTTCCATCAATATAAAGCATATCACCTGCTGAAATATCTAATCGATATTTTTTGTTATTTAAATTAAATATGAAATAACCTTCCCCAGCTAAAAATATATGTAATTCATTACCATGATTAATATGTGGCTGTTCACTTTTTTGTAGTCGCTTTTGTAAATGTTCATTAATTGGTTTTTCAATTTTAGCAACAAGCGTTTCAATTAACTGATATCTTTTAGCTAATTCTATTACTTCAATAGGTAAGTTTTTATATATATCTTTTTGGTTAATTTCACTCATTGGCTTTAAAATTAAGTTATCTAAATATTGACTAAAAGAAAAAAAATCACAGATATTAGGAGCAATCAGAGCATTTATCTGATCCTTATCTATAAGTATTTGCTCAGACTCTACGGTTAATTTAGCCACGATTATTCCTTCGAATTCATTTAAAATTTTAATGCTCGTATGATAATAAAAAATTTGCTAAATATAAAAAGAAAGCACCTTTGAAATACATAGTTTCAAAGGTGCTTTAGTGGACAGTTTATCTTATAGTACGGTATCAGTTGCTGATACTTCCCATGCATTCCAGGTATTGGTGCGCTTAACCCAGCCTAACGTTCTTAGTTCTGTAACTAGCTTTTTAACATCAACATCAGTGATATCTGATTTTAGCTGAATGTCAAAATCCCAATCCCCAGTTCTTGAGATTACATTTTCAATAAATGGATATTTATTCCAAATTTCACCCCATGACCAGTTTTTCCATGCATTTGCATTTTCACCATCATTAATAGCAACAGATACATGCCATGTCTTATTACCAGTTGTTGTCATTTCAAATTTCCTCCTTAAAATTAATGAATTTTAACTATTCTATTTTAGAATAGTTAAAACGATCATAGTAGATTTTATATTAAAAGCAAATCCTGATAGTAACTAATTTTTATTTTCATAAAATTGAATTAAAAAACTCAATGTTTTATGAGCATTCTTTGTTATAATTAGCTTTTATTTTTATCTCAAATCAACTTAATTTTTAGTGAGCCGGATGGATACAATTACAATTAAAGGGGCTAGAACCCATAATCTTAAAAATATTGACCTTGAAATACCTAGAGACAAGCTTATTGTTATTACTGGCTTAAGCGGCTCTGGAAAATCGTCATTAGCATTTGATACACTTTATGCCGAAGGACAACGTCGCTATGTTGAATCACTTTCTGCCTATGCCAGACAATTTTTATCTTTAATGGAAAAACCAGATGTTGATCATATAGAAGGCTTATCACCGGCAATCTCAATTGAACAAAAAACCACATCACATAACCCACGTTCAACAGTTGGCACTGTGACTGAAATTTATGACTATCTTCGTGTCTTATATGCAAGATTAGGTGAACCAAAATGCCCTGAGCATCATATCACATTAAAAGCACAAACTATCTCTGAAATGGTTGATCAAACGCTTAGTTTTAAAGAAGATCGTAAATTTATGGTTTTAGCAACCGTTGTACATCATCGTAAAGGTGAGCATAAAGATCTATTTAAAAAACTTCAAGCTGAAGGCTTTTTAAGAGTCAGAGTAGATGGTGAGATCTATACACTAGATGATTTACCCACAATTGATAAAAATAAAAATCATACAGTTGATATTGTAGTTGATCGACTCAAAGTTAAGTCGTCTCAACGCCAACGTTTAACTGAATCATTTGAGACAGCATTGGATTTAGCAAAAGGTTTAGCTTCTGTTGTTTTTTTAGATGGTGATAATGAATCTCTTTTATTCTCATCAAAGCACGCATGCCCTAAGTGTAATTACAGTTTAAAAGAATTATCACCAAGGCTATTTTCATTTAATAATCCAATCGGTGCTTGTTCCCAATGTGATGGC comes from the bacterium SCSIO 12844 genome and includes:
- a CDS encoding ROK family protein, giving the protein MKFVAMVTRTLKPGKIYEDYRKAWFHTTGFGISTTMYTVINAFNQREIISIGILDGELMELYSALQIDVKDRLANPLDEVIESTIVRNFGVVAAIDDFSPKGELTYKPATVDELPTDYDNLVTALEQIATEIKKASKMRDQLKKT
- a CDS encoding cupin domain-containing protein, coding for MAKLTVESEQILIDKDQINALIAPNICDFFSFSQYLDNLILKPMSEINQKDIYKNLPIEVIELAKRYQLIETLVAKIEKPINEHLQKRLQKSEQPHINHGNELHIFLAGEGYFIFNLNNKKYRLDISAGDMLYIDGNTEHSFFLTENKHLMLASFHQDEFEVFHKRVEYK